Proteins encoded within one genomic window of Haematospirillum jordaniae:
- a CDS encoding 50S ribosomal protein L11 methyltransferase — translation MSIKKAEDTWRIRLVVPHTALELYEAALEPYFDAVLCFEIEDGGPDHGKWVVDAYSDGPYDKPAVSVSLSLAAEAAGIEEPAVTVEHEPPRNWLAENLLAFPPIQAGRFFVHGSHWAEPPPEGTIALQVDASTAFGSGEHQSTYGCLLALDRMAAAGEVLSQGQGRALDMGCGSGILGLALARCWGIPVVATDIDEESTRVAHLNAEKNGVSNLMTVFPGDGFTNAGVQDPAPYNVICANILARPLCEMASDMAKVLAPGGRVILAGLLINQENMVLEAYRASGLCLRERIELDPWVTLVLEAQPNIPS, via the coding sequence ATGTCCATCAAGAAAGCTGAGGATACGTGGCGTATCCGTCTGGTTGTTCCCCACACAGCACTGGAACTGTATGAAGCTGCGCTTGAGCCATACTTTGATGCGGTTCTGTGTTTTGAAATAGAAGATGGTGGACCGGATCACGGGAAATGGGTTGTTGATGCCTATTCAGATGGCCCATACGACAAGCCGGCTGTTTCTGTGTCCTTGTCTTTGGCGGCTGAAGCGGCCGGGATTGAAGAGCCCGCAGTGACGGTTGAGCACGAGCCACCGCGCAACTGGCTGGCCGAGAACCTGTTGGCTTTTCCTCCGATTCAAGCGGGGCGCTTTTTTGTGCATGGCTCCCATTGGGCCGAGCCGCCACCAGAAGGAACGATTGCTCTGCAGGTTGATGCTTCTACGGCCTTTGGGTCCGGTGAGCACCAAAGTACATACGGTTGCTTGTTGGCTCTGGATCGGATGGCTGCTGCCGGGGAGGTTCTGAGCCAAGGGCAGGGACGGGCGCTGGATATGGGCTGTGGCTCCGGTATTCTTGGCTTGGCGCTGGCGCGCTGTTGGGGAATCCCGGTTGTTGCGACAGACATTGATGAGGAAAGTACTCGGGTAGCTCATCTTAATGCTGAGAAGAACGGGGTTTCCAACCTGATGACCGTTTTTCCGGGGGATGGCTTCACGAACGCCGGTGTACAGGACCCGGCGCCTTATAACGTGATCTGTGCCAACATTCTGGCGCGTCCTCTGTGTGAGATGGCCTCTGATATGGCCAAGGTTCTGGCCCCCGGCGGGCGCGTCATCTTGGCCGGGCTCCTGATCAACCAGGAAAATATGGTTCTGGAGGCCTATCGGGCATCTGGCCTGTGCCTGCGCGAACGCATCGAGCTGGATCCTTGGGTGACCCTTGTTCTTGAGGCACAGCCAAACATCCCGTCCTGA
- a CDS encoding DUF1127 domain-containing protein, translated as MSASTVFGSLIEQFRSWRDRTREADLLRSMSDRELMDLGLSRGDVEQIIAGTYLDRRKVQARRQHPES; from the coding sequence ATGAGCGCAAGCACAGTCTTCGGAAGCCTTATCGAGCAGTTCCGCTCTTGGCGCGACCGCACGCGGGAGGCAGATCTCCTCAGGTCCATGAGTGACCGTGAGCTGATGGATCTTGGCCTGTCCCGCGGAGACGTGGAGCAAATTATTGCCGGCACATATCTTGACAGGCGGAAAGTGCAGGCACGTCGCCAGCACCCAGAATCCTGA
- a CDS encoding Dabb family protein, with protein MIRHVVLFSAKDPAYLPAIKEGLEILAGIPGAHNFEVCYNTKRDTLSREMDVVVYCEFDSLEDLDAYKQHPLYEESIRRVRPLRDQRVAADFESTYATCPA; from the coding sequence GTGATTCGCCACGTTGTCCTGTTCAGCGCCAAGGATCCAGCGTACCTGCCAGCCATCAAGGAAGGGCTGGAGATTTTGGCTGGTATTCCCGGGGCTCATAATTTCGAGGTTTGCTATAATACGAAACGCGATACGCTGTCCCGCGAGATGGATGTTGTTGTCTATTGCGAGTTTGATTCCCTTGAAGATTTGGATGCCTACAAGCAGCATCCCCTGTACGAGGAATCCATTCGCCGGGTTCGCCCCTTGCGGGACCAGCGCGTAGCAGCTGATTTTGAAAGCACATATGCAACGTGTCCTGCCTAG
- a CDS encoding protein phosphatase CheZ: MTKQSDEPEAVLGREFGNLAAAVTAMSREIQGAVVKAIRDEINRMAADGVLIKPVTPEQPEANRPRSLHDGNFSLVRDGLQELVERIEMTRDHVSALTPAAGESDQILAATSELKSVVDATEQATQTILTATEAIQAIIDQAHTAGDLDTGLYQKLGEQSIQIMTACSFQDLTGQRISATVNTLMHVEAELKRLVELWEIEEGLAKAENVRNRPNDNRPDKHLLHGPQADGKGVSQDDIDSMLRNW; this comes from the coding sequence ATGACCAAGCAGTCAGACGAGCCAGAAGCAGTCCTAGGGCGCGAGTTTGGTAATCTTGCCGCAGCCGTTACTGCCATGTCCCGGGAGATTCAGGGCGCTGTGGTCAAAGCCATACGCGATGAAATCAACCGCATGGCTGCAGATGGTGTTCTGATCAAACCGGTCACTCCTGAACAGCCTGAGGCAAACCGCCCGCGCTCACTCCACGACGGAAACTTCAGCCTAGTACGCGATGGATTGCAGGAGCTGGTCGAACGGATCGAAATGACCCGTGACCATGTATCAGCACTAACCCCGGCCGCAGGAGAGAGTGATCAAATTCTGGCGGCAACATCGGAATTAAAGTCGGTTGTTGATGCAACCGAGCAAGCGACCCAAACCATTTTGACCGCAACAGAAGCCATACAAGCCATCATCGATCAGGCACATACCGCTGGCGATCTTGATACCGGCCTGTACCAAAAGCTGGGCGAACAATCGATTCAGATCATGACAGCCTGCAGCTTCCAAGATCTGACCGGGCAAAGGATATCCGCAACGGTCAACACCCTGATGCACGTGGAAGCCGAACTGAAACGGCTAGTCGAACTGTGGGAAATCGAAGAAGGGCTTGCCAAGGCAGAAAATGTGCGCAACCGCCCCAATGACAACCGCCCGGACAAGCACCTCCTCCACGGACCACAAGCCGATGGCAAGGGTGTATCCCAAGACGATATCGATTCCATGCTGCGCAACTGGTAA
- a CDS encoding aminopeptidase P family protein, translating into MNREQQASRLARLRETLLNQGVDGFLVPRPDEYQGEYVPPSSERLAWLTGFTGSAGIAVVLPDQAGLFVDGRYTIQAREETDGGLYRHCHLTDFPPSKWLESHIRPGQVIGFDPWLHTAGSLEKIRSVLERVGARLAPLVPNPVDVVWDDRPALPEAPAVPHPLKYAGVSASEKILQIAGLLSASGVHAAVLGVPESVCWLLNIRGSDVPCTPLVLCYALVHANATMDLYIDPVKVTAEVRDHLADMASPVSVRLHDRALFVDGLRGLSGKKVRVDRQTGTVAITDILSSSGAVVCVGDDPCALPRACKNSIELRGARAAHHRDAIAMVRFLGWLDRTLQAGEAPGEYQVAEMLQGFRRDLEHFRGPSFETISAAGHHGAICHYRVSRESDVPVTSGPLYLVDSGGQFLDGTTDVTRTVVSGVVEPEHLRRYTQVLKGHIALATVRFPEGTTGSQLDVLARRFLWDDGLDYDHGTGHGVGSYLSVHEGPQRISKLPASVPLCPGMILSNEPGYYKDGAYGIRIEMLQVVVELFPQPPDAIRTMLGFETLTLVPLDHRLIDHSLLTDDERAWIDAYHHRIFRDVSAFLKEEDRVWLGQMTRPLRDSCQG; encoded by the coding sequence ATGAACCGGGAACAGCAGGCCAGTCGTTTGGCCCGTTTGCGTGAGACTCTTTTGAATCAAGGGGTTGATGGGTTTCTGGTCCCGCGGCCTGATGAATATCAGGGGGAGTATGTTCCCCCTTCCAGCGAGCGTCTTGCCTGGTTGACTGGTTTCACGGGCTCTGCCGGGATTGCTGTTGTGCTGCCGGATCAGGCCGGTCTGTTTGTCGATGGCCGGTATACAATCCAGGCGCGGGAGGAAACCGATGGTGGTTTGTACCGCCATTGCCATCTGACTGATTTTCCACCGTCAAAGTGGCTGGAAAGTCATATTCGTCCGGGGCAGGTCATAGGGTTTGACCCATGGTTGCATACTGCGGGTTCTCTTGAGAAAATACGCTCCGTGCTGGAAAGGGTTGGGGCGCGTCTGGCTCCGCTGGTTCCAAACCCTGTCGATGTGGTTTGGGACGATCGTCCGGCTTTGCCCGAGGCACCGGCCGTCCCGCATCCGCTGAAATATGCCGGTGTTTCTGCCAGCGAAAAAATCTTGCAGATTGCTGGTCTTTTATCGGCATCCGGGGTTCATGCTGCCGTTCTGGGAGTGCCGGAAAGCGTGTGCTGGCTTTTGAACATCAGGGGGAGTGATGTTCCGTGTACGCCCCTTGTCCTGTGTTATGCGCTTGTTCACGCCAATGCCACGATGGATCTTTATATCGATCCGGTCAAGGTTACGGCGGAGGTGCGTGATCACCTTGCAGATATGGCCAGCCCGGTTTCTGTACGTTTGCACGACAGGGCTTTGTTCGTCGATGGATTACGTGGGCTGTCAGGGAAGAAGGTCCGTGTTGATCGGCAGACAGGTACCGTTGCCATCACGGATATCCTTTCTTCTTCCGGCGCTGTGGTGTGTGTGGGCGATGATCCCTGCGCCTTGCCGCGAGCCTGCAAGAACAGCATTGAGCTGCGTGGGGCTAGGGCTGCCCACCACCGTGATGCCATTGCCATGGTTCGTTTCTTGGGCTGGCTTGACCGAACCCTGCAAGCGGGAGAGGCGCCCGGCGAATACCAGGTTGCAGAGATGCTTCAGGGTTTCCGCCGCGATCTGGAGCATTTTCGGGGGCCAAGCTTCGAGACTATCTCTGCCGCCGGGCATCATGGCGCTATCTGCCATTACCGTGTTTCCCGGGAATCAGATGTCCCGGTGACATCCGGGCCGTTATATCTGGTTGATAGTGGCGGTCAGTTCCTAGATGGCACAACTGATGTGACCAGGACTGTTGTTAGTGGTGTTGTTGAGCCAGAGCATCTGCGGCGTTATACCCAGGTTCTGAAGGGCCATATTGCCTTGGCCACTGTGCGTTTCCCCGAAGGAACGACCGGGAGTCAGCTGGATGTGCTGGCGCGCCGCTTTTTATGGGATGATGGTCTGGATTATGACCATGGTACCGGGCATGGTGTTGGCAGTTATCTGTCTGTTCATGAGGGACCGCAGCGTATATCCAAGCTTCCTGCCTCTGTGCCCCTGTGTCCCGGCATGATCCTGTCCAATGAACCCGGCTATTACAAGGACGGGGCGTACGGGATCCGGATTGAGATGTTGCAGGTTGTTGTCGAGCTGTTTCCTCAGCCCCCTGATGCTATACGGACCATGCTGGGTTTTGAAACCCTGACCCTGGTCCCGTTGGATCATCGTCTGATTGACCATTCCTTGCTGACAGATGACGAGCGTGCATGGATCGACGCCTATCACCATCGCATTTTCAGGGATGTCAGCGCATTTCTGAAAGAAGAGGACAGGGTGTGGCTAGGGCAGATGACGCGGCCTCTCCGTGATTCATGCCAAGGATGA
- a CDS encoding ATP-dependent helicase, whose protein sequence is MNSDPFDLADDSNTPFSPADADRGPVATPWLDGLNPEQLRAVTTTDGPLLVLSGAGTGKTRVLTARLTHIAGTHLARPWQIMAVTFTNRAAREMRERVSALLGPTADQVWLGTFHALCVKILRRHGEQIGLRSGFSILDTDDQQRVLKALMLEAGLDLKKWPVPMVMAILQRWKDRGWTPHDVPALEIGSLAGGAGKDLYRSYQARLMELNACDFGDLLLHVLSLFRSCPDIVQGYQQQFRYILVDEYQDTNVAQYLWLRLLAQGHGNICCVGDDDQSIYSWRGAEVGNILRFEQDFPGAMVVRLERNYRSTPVILGAASALIRHNSSRLGKDLYAAGSTERGEKIVVSAVWDGSAEARTVVSQVEDLRRHGESLSSMAILVRAGFQTREFEERLITTGTPYRMVGGLRFYERLEIRDILAYLRLICQPQDDLAFERIINTPKRGLGDGALQVIHRVARAGSLSLLDAARSVIGTDEMKTRPRAVLADFIARLDEWATLRLSLPPSELASMVLDGSGYMEMWKRDKTPEAPGRVENLQEFVRGLEDYEALEEFLEHVALVMENDSKAGTGESVTLMTLHAAKGLEFDTVFLPGWEEDVFPNRRALDDGGQQSLEEERRLAYVGLTRARRRVFVSHASQRRIFRDWQQCLPSRFIGELPQECVEERSDTGAASMGYYRQSFSSRAGAGVSLSSRATSAKPAGAWSLGDRVFHQKFGPGTILSVDGDKLEVAFDKAGVKRVLASFVNASSADDGGDVPF, encoded by the coding sequence ATGAATAGCGATCCTTTTGACCTTGCTGATGACAGCAACACTCCCTTCTCCCCTGCTGATGCAGATCGGGGCCCGGTTGCAACACCTTGGCTTGACGGCCTTAACCCCGAGCAGCTGCGGGCGGTTACGACAACCGATGGCCCGCTGCTGGTCCTGTCCGGGGCTGGTACAGGCAAGACCCGGGTGTTGACAGCCCGTCTGACCCACATTGCGGGTACGCATCTGGCCCGCCCGTGGCAGATTATGGCTGTCACCTTTACCAACCGTGCTGCCCGCGAAATGCGGGAAAGAGTGTCGGCCCTGCTGGGGCCGACAGCGGATCAGGTCTGGCTGGGGACTTTCCACGCCCTGTGTGTGAAGATTCTCCGTCGGCATGGGGAGCAGATCGGTCTGCGCAGTGGCTTTTCCATACTGGACACCGATGATCAGCAGAGGGTTCTGAAAGCCTTGATGCTGGAGGCCGGTCTTGATCTCAAGAAGTGGCCGGTTCCCATGGTGATGGCCATTCTTCAGCGTTGGAAAGATCGCGGCTGGACGCCCCATGATGTCCCTGCTCTTGAGATTGGCAGTCTGGCGGGTGGGGCAGGGAAGGATTTATACCGGTCCTATCAAGCGCGCCTGATGGAGCTCAATGCCTGTGATTTCGGCGATCTTTTGCTGCATGTGTTGTCGCTGTTCCGATCTTGTCCGGATATCGTGCAGGGCTATCAGCAGCAGTTCCGCTATATTCTGGTTGATGAATATCAGGATACCAACGTGGCCCAGTACCTGTGGCTGCGTCTTCTGGCGCAGGGGCACGGTAATATTTGCTGCGTTGGTGATGATGATCAGTCGATCTACTCGTGGCGCGGGGCCGAAGTCGGCAATATCCTGAGATTTGAACAGGATTTTCCCGGTGCAATGGTTGTGCGCCTAGAACGTAATTATCGTTCCACCCCGGTTATTCTGGGGGCGGCTTCTGCCTTGATTCGCCATAACAGCAGTCGCCTAGGCAAGGATTTATACGCGGCAGGTAGCACCGAACGTGGTGAGAAGATTGTGGTGTCTGCCGTGTGGGATGGCTCCGCGGAGGCGCGGACTGTCGTCAGTCAGGTAGAGGATCTGCGCCGGCACGGTGAGTCCTTGTCCAGTATGGCTATACTGGTGCGGGCCGGGTTCCAGACCCGTGAATTTGAAGAACGTCTGATCACGACAGGAACCCCCTACCGGATGGTCGGGGGGCTGCGGTTCTACGAGCGTCTGGAAATCCGGGATATTTTGGCCTACCTGCGTTTGATCTGCCAGCCACAGGATGACTTGGCGTTTGAACGGATTATCAATACGCCCAAGCGTGGTTTGGGGGATGGGGCTCTTCAGGTGATCCACCGTGTAGCCCGTGCCGGAAGCCTGTCTCTTCTGGATGCAGCCCGTTCCGTTATTGGAACCGATGAAATGAAGACCCGTCCCCGGGCGGTTCTGGCTGATTTTATCGCCCGTCTTGATGAATGGGCGACCTTGCGGCTTTCCTTGCCTCCATCCGAGCTCGCGTCCATGGTTCTGGACGGGTCCGGGTATATGGAGATGTGGAAACGCGACAAGACCCCCGAGGCACCGGGGCGTGTGGAGAACCTGCAGGAGTTTGTCCGTGGGCTGGAGGATTATGAAGCTCTGGAGGAATTTCTGGAGCATGTAGCCTTGGTTATGGAAAATGACAGCAAGGCCGGCACGGGGGAGAGCGTGACGCTGATGACCCTGCATGCCGCCAAGGGCCTCGAGTTCGATACGGTTTTCCTGCCGGGGTGGGAGGAAGACGTGTTTCCCAATCGTCGGGCCTTGGATGACGGTGGTCAGCAATCCTTGGAAGAGGAGCGTCGGTTGGCTTATGTCGGGTTGACTAGAGCCCGTCGGCGGGTTTTCGTCAGTCATGCCTCGCAGCGCCGTATCTTTCGCGATTGGCAACAGTGTTTGCCATCGCGCTTTATCGGGGAATTGCCACAGGAGTGTGTTGAGGAGCGCTCTGACACCGGTGCGGCGTCCATGGGTTATTACCGGCAGTCGTTTTCTTCCCGGGCTGGTGCAGGTGTCTCATTGTCTTCGCGGGCGACGTCGGCAAAACCTGCTGGTGCTTGGTCCCTTGGGGATCGTGTTTTTCACCAGAAGTTTGGGCCGGGGACAATCCTCTCGGTCGATGGAGACAAGCTGGAGGTTGCGTTCGACAAAGCAGGCGTCAAGCGTGTTCTGGCCAGTTTTGTGAATGCGTCCTCGGCCGATGATGGGGGGGATGTTCCCTTCTGA
- the metH gene encoding methionine synthase: MSTFLNALEERVLLCDGAMGSLVQAMPLTVEDDYDGRENCTEVLNLTRPDVVRSIHERYFAAGADMVQSNTFGASPVTLAEFDLQDRAEEINRRAVEIAREAAEQFAGDGRDRFVLGGIGPGTKLPSLGHIDYDSLETAYTVQARGLIAGGCDAVLIETCQDPLQFKAAVNGVKAAREDAGRYIPILLQVTVETTGTLLVGTDIGAAATVAHALEVDCLGLNCATGPAEMAEHVRWLSENWPGCISLQPNAGLPELRDGKTFYPLTPPELASWHERFIREDGVNIVGSCCGSTPAHTMAVDTMLRRMGDASLRPAPVRRQFHWVPAVASLYSRVDLRQENAFLSIGERCNANGSKKFRQLQEVEDWDGAVAMGREQVREGSNTLDVCTAFVGRNETADMLAVVSRMRGTVNAPLVIDSTETPVIEAALKLYGGKAVINSINFEDGEGHAADRVRLARRFGASVIALTIDEDGMAKDCAGKVRIARRLYDFACTHHGLPASDLMFDPLTFTICTGNDDDRRLGMETLDAIEEIARVLPECQIILGLSNISFGLKPLARQVLNSVFLHHAVKRGMTGAIVHVSKIMPLHKLAPEEVKCAEDLIFDRRAPGYDPLHAFIALFRDREGVSGPKMVVATTVEERLRQRIIDGDRQGLEVDLEEAMKAHPPLDIINIYLLDGMKEVGELFGAGQMQLPFVLQSAETMKAAVSWLEPFMEKTDGQARGTLVLATVKGDVHDIGKNLVDIILTNNGYRVINLGIKQPVSAIIEAARAHHADAIGMSGLLVKSTVIMKENLEEMARQGLSIPVMLGGAALTRAFVETDCSDAYAANGNNGLVAYARDAFDGLDLMAKVVEGRFAEHVEAARAKRAGRPSRSIHPAAETEKVAVHTMAERPVDWNEVSLRRQELAAMSTLPVPPFWGAALVEQVPIKALVPYLNEVMLYQFQWGFRKQGRDRAEWRAWTRDEVRPILQRMLDICNAETILHPKAAYGYWKAGSEGDTVILFHEDGLREAARFTFPRQRFKGGLCLADFVRELDAGGPCDVVALQVVTMGSHVSDVARHWFSENRYQDYLYLHGLSVEMAEAMAEYVHKRIRAELGFAAEDARDIADLLKQGYRGARYSFGYPACPNMADQEKLLDLLGAGRLGLEMSEGDQLHPEQSTSAIVLHHPQAKYFKV, encoded by the coding sequence ATGAGTACTTTCCTGAATGCCCTTGAAGAGCGCGTTCTACTGTGTGACGGGGCAATGGGTAGCTTGGTTCAAGCTATGCCCTTGACTGTAGAAGATGACTACGATGGCCGGGAGAATTGTACCGAGGTTCTGAACCTGACGCGTCCCGACGTGGTGCGCTCAATCCACGAACGGTACTTTGCTGCCGGTGCGGACATGGTGCAGTCCAATACCTTTGGTGCCAGTCCTGTAACCTTGGCAGAGTTTGATCTTCAGGACCGGGCAGAAGAAATAAACAGAAGGGCGGTTGAGATAGCTCGTGAGGCTGCGGAACAGTTTGCCGGTGACGGGCGCGACCGCTTTGTCCTTGGGGGTATTGGGCCTGGTACAAAGCTTCCAAGCCTTGGGCATATTGATTACGACAGTCTGGAAACAGCCTATACCGTGCAGGCCCGTGGCTTGATTGCCGGTGGCTGTGATGCGGTGTTGATTGAAACATGTCAGGACCCCCTTCAGTTCAAGGCCGCCGTAAATGGGGTCAAGGCAGCGCGGGAGGATGCGGGGCGCTACATACCAATTTTGCTGCAGGTGACCGTTGAAACTACGGGTACCCTTCTTGTCGGAACCGATATTGGTGCGGCTGCAACGGTGGCTCATGCCTTGGAGGTTGACTGTCTGGGCCTGAACTGTGCGACGGGGCCTGCGGAAATGGCAGAGCATGTGCGCTGGCTGTCAGAGAATTGGCCGGGATGCATATCGTTGCAGCCCAATGCCGGCCTTCCCGAGTTGAGGGACGGGAAGACGTTCTATCCCCTGACACCGCCGGAACTAGCCAGCTGGCATGAACGTTTCATCAGGGAAGACGGTGTCAATATTGTTGGGTCCTGTTGTGGATCAACGCCAGCGCATACCATGGCCGTTGATACCATGTTGCGGCGTATGGGCGATGCGTCGCTGCGTCCTGCTCCTGTCCGTCGGCAGTTCCATTGGGTGCCGGCTGTTGCCTCGCTTTACAGCCGGGTTGATCTGCGTCAGGAAAATGCATTCCTGTCGATCGGAGAGCGCTGCAACGCCAATGGATCCAAGAAGTTCCGCCAGCTCCAGGAGGTAGAGGACTGGGACGGTGCAGTGGCCATGGGCCGTGAACAGGTGCGGGAGGGATCCAATACCTTGGATGTCTGCACAGCGTTTGTCGGGCGCAATGAAACAGCAGACATGTTGGCGGTTGTCAGCCGGATGCGAGGGACTGTCAACGCGCCCTTGGTGATTGATTCCACGGAAACCCCGGTGATTGAAGCGGCGTTGAAGTTGTATGGCGGCAAGGCCGTTATCAATTCCATCAACTTCGAGGATGGAGAGGGGCATGCAGCAGACCGGGTGCGGCTGGCCCGCCGGTTTGGTGCCTCGGTGATTGCCCTGACCATTGATGAGGACGGCATGGCAAAAGATTGTGCCGGCAAGGTCAGGATTGCCAGACGCTTGTATGACTTTGCCTGTACGCACCACGGGTTGCCAGCCTCTGATCTGATGTTTGATCCCCTGACATTTACCATTTGTACCGGAAATGATGATGACCGGCGCCTGGGGATGGAGACCCTGGATGCCATAGAGGAAATTGCCCGTGTCCTGCCGGAATGCCAGATTATTCTCGGGCTTTCCAACATCTCTTTTGGCCTGAAGCCATTGGCTCGGCAGGTCCTGAATTCGGTTTTCCTGCACCATGCGGTCAAGCGTGGCATGACCGGGGCCATTGTGCACGTGTCCAAGATCATGCCGTTGCACAAACTGGCTCCGGAAGAGGTCAAGTGCGCGGAAGACTTGATCTTTGACCGCCGTGCCCCGGGCTATGATCCCCTGCATGCTTTTATTGCCCTGTTCCGTGACCGGGAGGGTGTGTCCGGCCCAAAGATGGTTGTGGCCACAACCGTGGAGGAACGGCTGCGCCAGCGTATTATCGACGGGGATCGTCAGGGGTTGGAGGTGGATCTGGAAGAGGCGATGAAGGCTCATCCGCCCTTGGACATCATCAATATCTATCTTCTCGATGGCATGAAGGAGGTCGGCGAATTGTTCGGGGCTGGTCAAATGCAGTTGCCGTTTGTCTTGCAATCTGCCGAGACCATGAAAGCTGCGGTATCATGGCTGGAGCCCTTTATGGAAAAGACGGATGGCCAGGCTAGGGGAACACTGGTGCTGGCTACCGTGAAGGGTGACGTGCACGATATCGGCAAGAATCTGGTTGATATCATCCTGACCAACAATGGATACCGGGTCATCAACCTTGGCATCAAGCAGCCGGTTTCGGCCATTATTGAGGCTGCCCGCGCGCATCATGCGGATGCCATCGGCATGTCTGGCCTGCTGGTCAAATCAACAGTGATCATGAAAGAAAATCTGGAAGAAATGGCCCGGCAGGGACTGTCCATCCCGGTTATGCTGGGTGGGGCAGCCTTGACACGGGCGTTTGTGGAAACAGACTGTTCCGACGCTTATGCCGCCAACGGGAATAATGGGCTGGTAGCCTATGCGCGGGATGCTTTTGATGGCCTGGATCTGATGGCCAAGGTGGTGGAGGGGCGCTTTGCAGAGCATGTGGAGGCTGCTAGGGCCAAGCGGGCAGGGCGGCCTTCGCGATCTATTCACCCGGCTGCAGAGACAGAAAAAGTCGCTGTGCATACAATGGCGGAACGGCCGGTTGACTGGAACGAAGTCTCCCTGCGTCGGCAGGAACTGGCTGCAATGTCTACCTTGCCAGTACCGCCTTTCTGGGGGGCGGCGCTGGTGGAGCAGGTGCCGATCAAGGCTCTTGTACCCTATTTGAATGAAGTGATGTTGTATCAGTTTCAGTGGGGATTCCGTAAACAGGGGCGGGACCGCGCGGAATGGCGGGCATGGACTAGAGACGAGGTGCGTCCCATCCTGCAAAGGATGCTTGATATCTGTAATGCCGAGACTATCTTGCACCCCAAGGCAGCCTACGGGTACTGGAAGGCAGGTAGTGAAGGGGACACTGTTATCTTGTTCCACGAAGATGGCCTGCGCGAGGCAGCTCGGTTTACATTTCCGCGCCAGCGTTTCAAGGGGGGGCTGTGTCTGGCTGATTTTGTTCGGGAGCTTGATGCAGGCGGCCCTTGCGATGTCGTCGCTCTACAGGTTGTTACGATGGGCAGCCATGTATCTGATGTGGCGCGACACTGGTTTTCGGAAAACCGATATCAAGATTATTTGTACCTGCATGGCCTTTCGGTGGAAATGGCGGAAGCCATGGCCGAGTACGTACACAAGCGGATAAGGGCGGAGTTGGGATTTGCTGCCGAGGATGCCCGCGATATTGCCGACTTGCTCAAGCAAGGGTACCGGGGTGCCCGCTATTCCTTTGGGTATCCGGCCTGTCCCAATATGGCCGATCAGGAGAAGCTGCTGGATTTGCTGGGTGCAGGCCGCCTGGGTCTGGAGATGAGTGAAGGGGATCAGCTGCACCCTGAGCAATCCACCAGCGCCATTGTCCTGCATCATCCCCAAGCCAAGTACTTCAAGGTCTAG
- a CDS encoding YaiI/YqxD family protein, producing the protein MPLHKDVVLYIDSDACPVKEDAVRAARRHGIAVVLVGNQWIRSLEGTHIRQVVVPVEPDAADHWIAAEIGNGDICITNDIPLAARCVEAGATALSPSGRILDAASAGMALAVRDLMTNLRDSGEITGGPRPYSSRDRQAFLNALERLLVRSKT; encoded by the coding sequence ATGCCTTTGCATAAGGACGTTGTGCTTTACATTGATTCGGATGCCTGCCCGGTCAAGGAAGATGCTGTCCGGGCAGCACGCCGTCATGGTATTGCCGTGGTGCTGGTCGGGAACCAGTGGATCCGCTCGCTGGAGGGAACACACATCCGGCAGGTTGTTGTGCCGGTAGAGCCAGATGCCGCAGATCACTGGATTGCCGCCGAGATTGGAAATGGCGATATCTGCATTACAAACGACATCCCGCTGGCCGCCCGTTGTGTAGAGGCAGGTGCAACAGCCCTGTCTCCATCCGGGCGTATCCTAGATGCAGCCTCGGCAGGCATGGCCTTGGCTGTTCGTGACTTGATGACCAACCTGCGCGACAGTGGCGAAATCACGGGGGGACCACGCCCTTATTCATCCCGTGACCGGCAGGCTTTTCTGAATGCCCTTGAACGTCTTCTTGTCAGAAGCAAAACGTAG